A stretch of the Thermus thermophilus genome encodes the following:
- the pilB gene encoding type IV pilus assembly ATPase PilB: MSVLTIGDKRLGAALLDAGLLTDEELQRALERHREVGGSLAEVLVDMGLLSERRIAQTIEDHFGIPLVELPQVEIPPKAKALLPAEKAKELKAIPFALDEEAGVVRVAFLNPLDTLSLEEVEDLTGLVVEPYQTTKSAFLYALAKHYPELGLPVPPPPSGEGQKELKLGELLLQKGWISREALEEALVEQEKTGDLLGRILVRKGLPEEALYRALAEQKGLEFMESTEGIAPDPSAALLLLRSDALRYGAVPIGFRNGKVEVVLSDPRHKETVAQLLNRPVRFYLTLPQAWEELFRRAYPQKNRLGEVLVQEGKLSREALKEALEVQKGLPRAKSLGEILVELGLARPEDVEEALKKQRQGGGRLEDTLVQSGKLRPEALAQAVATQLGYPYVDPEEDPPDPGASLLLPEDLCRRYGVFPHRLEGDRLVLLMKDPRNILALDDVRLALKRKGLDHEVAPAVATEAAITKLIERFYGKAELSEIAKEFAKKQAEEEVASPLELDESAAQKFVKQVIREAYLQDASDIHIEPRQNDVQVRLRIDGALRPYSTLPKGALNAVISVVKIMGGLNIAEKRLPQDGRVRYREGAIDVDLRLSTLPTVYGEKAVMRLLKKASDIPEIEELGFAPGVFERFKEVISKPYGIFLITGPTGSGKSFTTFSILKRIATPDKNTQTIEDPVEYEIPGINQTQVNPQAGLTFARALRAFLRQDPDIIMVGEIRDSETAKIATEAALTGHLVIATLHTNDAAQAITRLDEMGVEPFNISAALIGVLSQRLVRRVCEHCKVEVKPDPETLRRLGLSEAEIQGARLYKGMGCERCGGTGYKGRYAIHELLVVDDEIRHAIVAGKSATEIKEIARRKGMKTLREDGLYKALQGITTLEEVLARTIE, from the coding sequence ATGAGCGTGCTCACCATAGGGGACAAAAGGCTCGGGGCGGCCCTCTTGGACGCCGGGCTCCTCACGGACGAGGAACTGCAGCGGGCCTTGGAACGGCACCGGGAGGTGGGGGGCTCCTTGGCCGAGGTCCTGGTGGACATGGGCCTCCTCTCCGAGCGGAGGATCGCCCAGACCATTGAGGACCACTTCGGCATCCCCCTGGTGGAGCTCCCCCAAGTGGAGATCCCCCCCAAGGCCAAGGCCCTCCTTCCCGCGGAAAAGGCCAAAGAACTCAAGGCCATCCCCTTCGCCCTGGACGAGGAGGCGGGGGTGGTGCGGGTGGCCTTCCTCAACCCCCTGGACACCCTGAGCCTCGAGGAGGTGGAGGACCTCACGGGGCTCGTGGTGGAGCCATACCAGACCACCAAAAGCGCCTTCCTCTACGCCCTGGCCAAGCACTACCCGGAGCTCGGCCTCCCCGTCCCCCCGCCGCCTTCGGGCGAGGGCCAGAAGGAGCTCAAGCTCGGGGAGCTCCTCCTGCAAAAGGGGTGGATCTCCCGCGAGGCCCTGGAGGAGGCCTTGGTGGAACAGGAGAAGACGGGGGACCTCCTCGGGCGGATCCTGGTGCGGAAGGGGCTCCCCGAGGAGGCCCTTTACCGGGCTTTGGCGGAGCAGAAGGGGCTGGAGTTTATGGAAAGCACCGAGGGGATCGCCCCCGACCCTTCCGCCGCCCTCCTCCTCCTCCGCTCCGATGCCCTGCGCTACGGCGCCGTGCCCATCGGCTTCCGAAACGGGAAGGTGGAGGTGGTCCTCTCCGACCCCCGGCACAAGGAGACGGTGGCCCAACTCCTCAATCGGCCCGTCCGCTTCTACCTCACCCTCCCCCAGGCCTGGGAGGAGCTCTTCCGCCGGGCCTACCCGCAGAAGAACCGCCTGGGGGAGGTCCTGGTCCAGGAGGGCAAGCTCTCCCGGGAGGCGCTGAAAGAAGCCCTGGAGGTGCAGAAAGGCCTGCCTCGGGCCAAGTCTTTGGGGGAGATCCTGGTGGAGCTCGGCCTCGCCCGCCCCGAGGACGTGGAGGAGGCCCTGAAGAAGCAAAGGCAGGGCGGAGGCCGGCTGGAGGACACCCTGGTCCAGTCGGGGAAGCTCAGGCCCGAGGCCCTGGCCCAGGCGGTGGCCACCCAGCTGGGCTACCCCTACGTTGACCCCGAGGAGGACCCCCCCGATCCCGGCGCCTCCCTCCTCCTCCCGGAGGACCTGTGCCGCCGCTATGGGGTCTTCCCCCACCGCCTCGAGGGAGACCGCCTCGTCCTCCTGATGAAGGACCCGAGGAACATCCTGGCCCTGGACGACGTGCGCCTCGCCCTCAAGAGGAAGGGCCTGGACCACGAGGTGGCCCCCGCCGTGGCCACGGAGGCCGCCATCACCAAGCTCATTGAGCGCTTCTACGGCAAGGCCGAGCTCTCGGAGATCGCCAAGGAATTCGCCAAAAAGCAGGCGGAGGAGGAGGTCGCAAGCCCCCTGGAGCTGGACGAGAGCGCCGCCCAGAAGTTCGTGAAGCAGGTGATCCGGGAGGCCTACCTCCAGGACGCCTCCGACATCCACATTGAGCCCAGGCAGAACGACGTCCAGGTGCGCCTCCGGATTGACGGCGCCCTGCGGCCGTACAGCACCCTACCCAAGGGGGCGCTAAACGCGGTGATCTCCGTGGTCAAGATCATGGGCGGGCTCAACATCGCCGAGAAGCGCCTCCCCCAGGACGGACGGGTGCGCTACCGGGAGGGGGCCATAGACGTGGACCTCCGGCTTTCCACCCTGCCCACGGTCTACGGGGAGAAGGCGGTGATGCGCCTGCTCAAGAAGGCCTCGGACATCCCCGAGATCGAGGAGCTTGGCTTCGCCCCGGGGGTGTTTGAACGCTTTAAGGAGGTGATCTCCAAACCCTACGGCATCTTCCTCATCACCGGGCCCACAGGGTCAGGCAAGAGCTTCACCACCTTCTCCATCCTGAAGCGCATCGCCACCCCCGACAAGAACACCCAGACCATTGAGGACCCCGTGGAGTACGAGATCCCGGGCATCAACCAGACCCAGGTGAACCCGCAGGCGGGCCTCACCTTCGCCCGGGCGCTAAGGGCCTTCCTCAGGCAGGACCCGGACATCATCATGGTAGGGGAGATCCGGGACTCCGAGACGGCCAAGATCGCCACCGAGGCCGCCCTCACCGGCCACCTCGTCATCGCCACCCTGCACACCAACGACGCCGCCCAGGCCATCACCCGCCTGGACGAGATGGGGGTGGAACCCTTTAACATCTCCGCTGCCCTCATCGGCGTCCTCTCCCAGCGCCTGGTGCGCAGGGTATGCGAGCACTGCAAGGTGGAGGTCAAGCCGGACCCCGAGACCCTAAGGCGCCTTGGGCTTTCCGAGGCGGAGATCCAAGGGGCCAGGCTCTATAAGGGCATGGGGTGCGAGCGGTGCGGCGGCACCGGCTACAAGGGCCGCTACGCCATCCACGAGCTTTTGGTGGTGGACGACGAGATCCGCCACGCCATCGTGGCGGGGAAGTCGGCCACGGAGATCAAGGAGATCGCCCGGAGGAAGGGGATGAAAACCCTGAGGGAGGACGGCCTCTACAAGGCCCTCCAAGGGATCACCACCCTCGAGGAGGTCCTGGCGCGTACCATTGAGTAA
- a CDS encoding YqeG family HAD IIIA-type phosphatase → MLFPREVLPSLLHLTPAWLKARGLKGVILDLDNTLLPYGEEDLPEAYRAWLSDLKGAVPVYLLSNALPERFARVQRLLDLPGHAPALKPWLGFRKALKALGLPAREVAAVGDQVFTDVLGGNLVGAYTVLVPPLREREFFYTRFIRMLEAPFRRPRGGATR, encoded by the coding sequence ATGCTCTTCCCCCGGGAGGTCCTCCCCTCCCTCCTCCACCTCACCCCGGCGTGGCTTAAGGCCCGGGGCCTCAAGGGGGTGATCCTGGACCTGGACAACACCCTCCTCCCCTACGGGGAGGAGGACCTTCCGGAGGCCTACCGAGCGTGGCTTTCGGACCTGAAGGGGGCGGTGCCCGTCTACCTCCTCTCCAACGCCCTCCCCGAGCGCTTCGCCCGCGTGCAGCGCCTCCTGGACCTCCCCGGCCACGCCCCCGCCCTCAAACCCTGGCTCGGCTTCCGCAAGGCGCTCAAAGCCCTGGGCCTGCCCGCCCGGGAGGTGGCGGCGGTGGGGGACCAGGTCTTCACCGACGTCCTCGGGGGCAACCTGGTGGGGGCCTACACCGTCCTGGTCCCCCCCTTGCGGGAGCGGGAGTTCTTTTACACCCGCTTCATACGCATGCTGGAAGCTCCCTTTAGGAGGCCTCGAGGGGGTGCGACGAGATGA
- the pgeF gene encoding peptidoglycan editing factor PgeF: protein MTLLRTPLPVPHGFTTREGGVSEGPFRSLNLSAATGDDPERVAENQRRVLAAFGHPPVAGLRQVHGTEVHPVEGPGLWEGDGLLTRTPGLLLRVGVADCYPLLLYHPKGAVGALHAGWRGVVGGILPKALERLEAVYRLDPTEVHLAIGPGIGGACYQVGEEVAARFAEAGLFTFREDPAAPGKYLLDLEKALLLQARRAGLKEERIYRVGLCTHCAPNLFSHRRDRGRTGRMWGLVMLPPR, encoded by the coding sequence GTGACCCTCCTGCGCACCCCCCTCCCGGTGCCCCACGGCTTCACCACCCGGGAAGGCGGGGTCTCCGAGGGGCCCTTCCGCAGCCTCAACCTCTCCGCCGCCACCGGGGACGACCCCGAGAGGGTGGCCGAGAACCAACGCCGGGTGCTCGCGGCCTTCGGCCATCCGCCCGTGGCGGGCCTCCGCCAGGTCCACGGCACGGAGGTCCACCCGGTGGAGGGGCCGGGGCTTTGGGAGGGGGACGGCCTCCTCACCCGCACCCCCGGCCTTCTCCTCCGGGTGGGGGTGGCCGACTGCTACCCCCTCCTCCTCTACCACCCGAAGGGGGCCGTGGGGGCCCTGCACGCCGGCTGGCGCGGGGTGGTGGGGGGGATCCTGCCCAAGGCCCTGGAGCGCCTCGAGGCGGTCTACCGCCTGGACCCCACGGAGGTCCACCTGGCCATCGGCCCCGGAATCGGGGGGGCGTGCTACCAGGTGGGCGAGGAGGTGGCGGCCCGCTTCGCCGAGGCGGGGCTTTTCACCTTCCGCGAGGACCCCGCCGCCCCGGGGAAGTACCTCTTGGACCTGGAAAAGGCCCTCCTCCTCCAGGCGCGGCGGGCGGGGCTTAAGGAGGAGCGGATCTACCGGGTGGGGCTTTGCACCCACTGCGCCCCCAACCTCTTCTCCCACCGCCGGGACCGGGGGAGGACGGGCAGGATGTGGGGCCTCGTCATGCTTCCTCCCCGTTAA
- the surE gene encoding 5'/3'-nucleotidase SurE gives MRILVSNDDGIFSPGIKALGLAMRALGEVFVVAPDMEQSAVGHGITVRRPLRFKHTQSAGFGEIPAYRVDGTPADCVVLGVHLLGRPDLVVSGINLGVNLGLDLTHSGTVAAALEGASLGIPSIAFSLDTSGEVLDFQEAARWALAIARAVGERGLPPGVLLNVNFPASRPKGLLVTRLSTHRFEDQVVERLDPEGKPYYWITGTPAGEEEEGTDLWAVRRGYVSVTPVSLDLTAHGFLEALSGLLEEVAP, from the coding sequence ATGCGCATCCTGGTCTCCAACGACGACGGCATCTTCTCCCCGGGCATCAAGGCCCTGGGCCTCGCCATGCGGGCGCTGGGGGAGGTGTTCGTGGTGGCCCCGGACATGGAGCAGTCGGCCGTGGGCCACGGGATCACCGTCCGCCGCCCCTTGCGTTTCAAGCACACCCAAAGCGCCGGCTTTGGGGAGATCCCCGCCTACCGGGTGGACGGGACGCCCGCCGACTGCGTGGTCCTGGGCGTCCACCTCCTGGGCCGGCCGGACCTGGTGGTCTCGGGGATCAACCTGGGGGTGAACCTGGGCCTGGACCTCACCCACTCGGGGACGGTGGCCGCGGCCCTCGAGGGGGCCTCCTTGGGGATCCCCTCCATCGCCTTCAGCCTGGACACCTCGGGGGAGGTCCTGGACTTCCAGGAGGCCGCCCGCTGGGCCCTCGCCATCGCCCGGGCCGTGGGGGAACGGGGCCTGCCCCCGGGGGTGCTCCTCAACGTGAACTTCCCCGCCTCGAGGCCCAAAGGCCTCCTGGTCACCCGCCTTTCCACCCACCGCTTTGAGGACCAGGTGGTGGAGCGGCTGGACCCGGAGGGCAAGCCCTACTACTGGATCACCGGCACCCCCGCCGGGGAGGAGGAGGAGGGGACGGACCTCTGGGCGGTGCGGCGGGGGTACGTTTCCGTAACCCCGGTGAGCCTGGACCTCACTGCCCACGGCTTCCTCGAGGCGCTTTCAGGCCTTTTGGAGGAGGTGGCCCCGTGA
- a CDS encoding cold-shock protein, translating into MNEGIVKWFNAEKGYGFIQQEEGPDVFVHFSAIEADGFRTLNEGERVAFEVEPGRNGKGPQARRVRRL; encoded by the coding sequence ATGAACGAAGGCATCGTAAAGTGGTTCAACGCGGAAAAAGGCTACGGTTTCATCCAGCAGGAGGAAGGTCCCGACGTGTTCGTACACTTCTCGGCCATTGAGGCCGATGGCTTCCGCACCCTCAACGAGGGGGAGCGCGTGGCGTTTGAGGTGGAGCCGGGCCGCAACGGCAAGGGCCCCCAGGCCAGACGGGTCCGGCGCCTCTAA
- a CDS encoding IS4 family transposase → MPPTTPLSQVITLWVHKVFASLRKTIRSNLALFLSTLLTTPLDPTLSDLARRTPLPTLAQSRLNRLWRFLHHPTLQDPWALTEALLPLLVPRFPKDRPLPLIVDWTFTEDGRHQALVAALPLKGRALVVAFALHPLSPFPSQNRVEEEFLHRLGRAVQDLGYTPLFLLDRGFDRVSLMRKLQGWGMGFLIRLRQNREVEPQGGKRLPLKEGYQRVVHPLREEVRLFGHGGEGVEVTLLVYPGGRDPWYLAYSGPFGGEPPYGWRMWIEEGFRDLKGQGFGLDRHRLRTGASLRGWLWLLALGMALLVLLGARLQGREWLPRLLAHPERQSLFRLGRIALAQGPPPWREAVVEELVRLLQELGGGK, encoded by the coding sequence GTGCCGCCCACCACCCCCCTTTCCCAAGTTATCACCCTCTGGGTCCATAAGGTCTTCGCCTCCCTCAGGAAAACCATCCGCTCCAACCTCGCCCTCTTCCTGTCCACCCTCCTCACTACCCCCCTGGACCCCACCCTCTCCGACCTCGCCCGCAGAACCCCCCTCCCCACCCTGGCCCAAAGCCGCCTCAATCGCCTCTGGCGCTTCCTCCATCACCCCACCCTGCAAGACCCCTGGGCCCTCACCGAAGCCCTCCTCCCCCTCCTCGTCCCTCGTTTCCCCAAAGACCGCCCCCTCCCCCTCATCGTGGACTGGACCTTCACAGAGGACGGTAGGCACCAAGCCCTGGTGGCCGCCCTTCCCCTCAAGGGAAGGGCCCTGGTGGTGGCCTTCGCTCTTCACCCCCTCTCCCCTTTCCCCAGTCAAAACCGGGTGGAGGAGGAGTTCCTCCACCGCCTGGGCCGCGCCGTCCAGGACCTGGGATATACCCCCCTCTTCCTCCTGGACCGCGGCTTTGACCGGGTCTCCCTGATGCGAAAGCTCCAGGGGTGGGGCATGGGCTTCCTCATCCGCCTGCGGCAGAACCGGGAGGTGGAACCCCAAGGGGGGAAGCGCCTTCCCCTGAAGGAGGGCTACCAGCGTGTGGTCCACCCCCTGCGGGAGGAGGTCCGCCTTTTCGGACACGGTGGGGAGGGGGTAGAAGTCACCCTCCTGGTGTACCCAGGGGGTCGGGATCCCTGGTATCTGGCCTATTCGGGCCCTTTTGGGGGGGAGCCGCCCTATGGGTGGCGGATGTGGATTGAAGAGGGGTTTAGGGACCTGAAGGGGCAGGGGTTTGGGCTGGACCGCCATCGGCTGCGGACGGGGGCGAGCCTCAGGGGGTGGTTATGGCTTCTGGCCTTGGGGATGGCGCTCTTGGTCCTTCTGGGGGCGCGCTTGCAGGGCAGGGAATGGCTTCCCCGGCTTCTGGCCCATCCCGAGCGGCAAAGCCTCTTCCGTCTGGGCCGGATCGCCCTGGCCCAGGGGCCCCCGCCTTGGAGGGAAGCAGTGGTGGAGGAGCTGGTCAGGTTGCTTCAGGAACTGGGGGGAGGAAAGTGA